The Triticum aestivum cultivar Chinese Spring chromosome 7B, IWGSC CS RefSeq v2.1, whole genome shotgun sequence genome window below encodes:
- the LOC123157814 gene encoding 60S acidic ribosomal protein P3, with product MGVFTFVCRDSGAEWSAKQHKGELEASAATPYDLQRQLVSAACAEDKSGGVQSSFTMVSPNSAIFQVVIGGASAGPIGGGAGGGGAAASGGAAAEAPKAEEKKEEEKEESEDDLGFSLFD from the exons ATGGGCGTCTTCACCTTCGTGTGCCGCGACTCCGGCGCCGAGTGGTCGGCCAAGCAGCACAAGGGCGAGCTCGAGGCCTCCGCCGCCACGCCCTACGACCTGCAGCGCCAGCTCGtctccgccgcctgcgccgaggACAAGTCCGGCGGCGTCCAGTCCTCCTTCACCATGGTCTCCCCCAATTCCGCCATCTTCCAG GTGGTCATTGGTGGTGCCTCTGCTGGTCCGAtcggtggtggtgctggtggtggtggtgccgctGCATCAGGTGGAGCTGCCGCAGAGGCCCCCAAGgctgaggagaagaaggaagaggagaaggaggagagcgaggatgaccttggcttctccctcttcgatTAG